A genomic window from Periophthalmus magnuspinnatus isolate fPerMag1 chromosome 16, fPerMag1.2.pri, whole genome shotgun sequence includes:
- the kiaa1143 gene encoding uncharacterized protein KIAA1143 homolog yields MLKMNKRKVSGVSWVKPSEPSFLKKFKNDVGYKEGPNVDTKRQVMPTPDDDSSGSDREDEQPQVVVLQSRDLCAEEAKKIKDQIQGGKDNDDKPADGKILFKKPAKRSSSEKFQGITASSSKKKKNLEEGKEADKKEGSGKKVKNNSLLSFGGDDDEEED; encoded by the exons ATGCTTAAGATGAATAAACGTAAAGTCAGTGGAGTGTCCTGGGTGAAACCATCAGAACCCTCGTTtttgaaaaagtttaaaaatgatgTTGGATACAAAGAAGGACCCAACGTAGATACAAAG CGTCAGGTGATGCCGACTCCAGACGATGACAGCAGTGGCAGTGACCGAGAAGATGAGCAGCCACAGGTGGTGGTGTTACAAAGCAGAGACCTTTGTGCAGAAGAGGCCAAGAAGATCAAGGACCAGATCCAAGGAGGCAAAGACAACG ATGACAAGCCAGCTGATGGAAAAATTCTCTTCAAGAAACCAGCCAAACGctcctcatcagaaaagtttcagGGCATCACGGCGAGCTCcagcaaaaagaagaaaaatctgGAAGAAGGGAAGGAGGCAGACAAGAAGGAAGGCTCTGGTAAAAAGGTCAAAaacaacagtttgctgtcattCGGAGGAGATGACGATGAAGAGGAAGACTGA
- the LOC117384030 gene encoding transmembrane protein 42-like, producing MVSGSLYALLAGLCGAAASLSAKLSLGTGFLKQMCASGLRDWKQAHGAEDACEWLDIPLRVLCGGLLLVCNAVMWTFFSKALRHSSSSARATVTTTASNFISSAVFGHVIFEETQDTLWWIGLSLTLCGLLLLHGSKPPSLPGVEEDKKDQ from the exons ATGGTTTCTGGCTCTCTTTACGCACTACTAGCGGGTCTTTGTGGCGCAGCGGCTTCACTCTCCGCTAAACTGTCTCTGGGCACTGGTTTTCTCAAACAAATGTGCGCATCTGGACTCAGGGACTGGAAACAAGCGCACGGAGCAGAGGACGCATGTGAATGG CTGGATATCCCACTGCGTGTCCTCTGTGGAGGTTTGTTGTTGGTCTGTAACGCAGTGATGTGGACGTTTTTCTCCAAAGCCCTGAGACACTCCTCCTCTTCGGCCCGAGCCACTGTCACCACAACAGCATCCAACTTCATCTCTTCT GCAGTGTTTGGTCACGTGATCTTTGAGGAGACCCAGGACACTTTATGGTGGATTGGCCTTTCTCTGACTCTGTGTGGGTTGCTTCTGCTTCATGGGTCTAAACCTCCAAGTCTACCAGGAGTGGAGGAGGATAAAAAGGACCAATGA